The bacterium DNA segment CGGGCATCCTGCCTGACCGAAACAGCTCCGCGGCCCTCGAAACGGCTTCCATGAGATCCTCCCCGGCGGCTCGCCGGAAAAGGATCCCGTTTCCCCTTTTATCCTTATCCACATCCCTCACAGTGTCCCCAAGCCCACCCGTGGCCCTGACGACAGGCAGGGAACCGTACCTCATGGCGATCATCTGCCCGAGGCCGCAAGGCTCGAACCGGGACGGCATGAGGAAAAAGTCCGAGCCCGCGTAGATCCGCCTGGCCAGTCTCTCGTTGAAACCGATGCTGACCGACACCCGGCCCGGATACGGCTGCGCCGCGGCCATGAGGGACTTTTCCAGGATCGGCTCCCCGCTCCCCAGGACAACGACCTGGCTGCCGTCCTCAACCATCTTCGGGACGATCCCGGCCAGCAGATCGGCCCCCTTCTGGTCCGTCAGGCGTCCCACGAAGGCAAACAGGGGCGCGCCCTCATCGGGGTTGAGACCGAGCTGTTTTCTCAAAACGTCCCTGTTGACCCGACGGCCGGAACTGTCGTCCACCGAGAAGGCAGCCTCTATGCAGCTGTCGGCGGAAGGGTCCCACTCTTCGTAATCGATACCGTTGAGCACGCCATGCACCCTGTCGGCCCGCCTGGCGAGGACACCCTCCAGGCCGCAGCCGTACTCGGCTGTCGTGATCTCCGCCGCGTAGGCAGGGGAAACCGTGGTGATGAGGTCCGACACCTCGATGCCGGCCTTGAGAAAGTTGAGATCCCCCCTGTGTTCCATGATACCGCGGATGAAAAGGTCCTGCGGAAGATTCAGGGATGGGAGGACCTCGGCCCCGAAAACCCCCTGGTAGGCCATGTTGTGTATGGTCAGGATCGACACCGTGCGCGCCCACCGCCCGGCATCCGCTCCCGGCCCGGCGTAAAGGGGGGCCAGGGCGCCGTGCCAGTCGTGTACGTGCAGGATGTCCGGAAAAAAATTCAAGGCCCCGGCTGCCTCGACCGCTCCCCTGCAGAGAAAGGAAAACCGTTCGGCGCTGTCGGGGTACTCGCCTCCTGCCGGGCCGTAAACCCCTTCCCGGTCGAAATAACCGGGCTCGTCGAGGAACCAGTACAACGTCCCCATCAGATCCGATCTAAACAGACGTGCGTGCCGCGGCTTCCCGGCATGGGTCATATCCATGGTTACACCGGTGTCCATGAGTTCGTGGCCGCGCCGGCGCACTTCACGGTAACAGGGGAGGACCACCCGGACGTCCATGCCCAGCTCGGCCAGGCGGGGCGGCAAGGTCCCGGCCACGTCCCCCAGCCCGCCGACCTTGGCGAAAGGGGCCGCCTCGGCGGTGACCATGAGCACCTTCAGCCGGGGCTCAGACACAGTCTTCGCCCTGGTCCTGGACCTTGCCGCTGTTGGCGCCTTCTTCGGTTCTGTCTTCGTCCGGATCAAAATTTAATCTCCGCGCTGTTTTTGATAGGGTCGCAAAAAGTCCAATCCGGGACTTTTCGCTCCACGGAAAGGGAAAAGCGTCGTTTTCCCTTTCCTCACAAATCAATGACTTACAGTGCAAGTCATTGATTCGGGCGCCCCGCGCGGGGCGCGTTGATGGACTTTTTGCGAGTCCATCAATTTTATATCTCCGCCTCCCTGAGGAACCTCGCGGCGTCCTCGGGAGAGGTGGGGTTGATCTGGAACCCCGTGCCCCACTCGAACCCCGCGATCATCGTCATCCTCGGAACGAGCTCCAGGTACCAGTGGTAGTCGCTGCTGATGCTGGTCCAGTATTCCGGTTTCCCGGCGCGATAGGCCTCCGGCGGCGACGTGTGAAGGATGAAGTTGTAGGGCGGATCGTTGAGGACCCTGCTCAGCCTTGCCAGCAGTTCCTTGACCACCGACGCGAAATGCTGGAGGTGGTCCTCGTCAATGGTCGAGAAATCATGGTTGTGGCGCTTGGGGGCTATCCTCAGCTCGAAGGGG contains these protein-coding regions:
- the glgA gene encoding glycogen synthase GlgA, translating into MIRTKTEPKKAPTAARSRTRAKTVSEPRLKVLMVTAEAAPFAKVGGLGDVAGTLPPRLAELGMDVRVVLPCYREVRRRGHELMDTGVTMDMTHAGKPRHARLFRSDLMGTLYWFLDEPGYFDREGVYGPAGGEYPDSAERFSFLCRGAVEAAGALNFFPDILHVHDWHGALAPLYAGPGADAGRWARTVSILTIHNMAYQGVFGAEVLPSLNLPQDLFIRGIMEHRGDLNFLKAGIEVSDLITTVSPAYAAEITTAEYGCGLEGVLARRADRVHGVLNGIDYEEWDPSADSCIEAAFSVDDSSGRRVNRDVLRKQLGLNPDEGAPLFAFVGRLTDQKGADLLAGIVPKMVEDGSQVVVLGSGEPILEKSLMAAAQPYPGRVSVSIGFNERLARRIYAGSDFFLMPSRFEPCGLGQMIAMRYGSLPVVRATGGLGDTVRDVDKDKRGNGILFRRAAGEDLMEAVSRAAELFRSGRMPGLVTRIMAEDHSWKRSAGRYEDLYRKSLELKEGE